The proteins below are encoded in one region of Micromonospora pisi:
- a CDS encoding extracellular solute-binding protein — translation MVQLSRRQLLVAAGAAAVSLAGCGDGGESTQNQDLSGNREGAMTQYGVGDQFKATAPISFSLLYNNHPNYQLKEDWLFWTELAKRTGVTLEKVAVPLSDYEQKRSVLVGAGDAPFIMPKTYHPQEDAFVSSGAILPVSDYLDLMPNFKDKITKWNLKPEIDTLRQEDGKFYLLPGIHEKPWHDYSLAVRTDILEQLNIPVPATWDEVYTMLKAMKTAYPDSYPFSDRFSKPTPGGNLLNILAKSYGTMGGWDYQHTTWDAGASKFVYTGAMSQYRDMLQYLNKLVTEGLMDPESFTQTDDSARQKLAGGKSFVISSNAQTLVNDYRKDLAATLPNARMTKIVLPIGPAGAINPTSRLENGVMLSKKARESKNFVAMMQFVDWLWYSDAGMEFAKWGIEGTTFTKDASGKRTLASDIDVIGLNPAGTKHLQKDFGFYNGVFAYGGPLELVQSFFSPEEMEFQKVLNARPPIPVAPPHPFSDEEREQVSLWETPLKDYVTQMSLKFILGQRSLGEWDAYVNELKSKNMDSYLNLVNKAHERYQKANG, via the coding sequence ATGGTCCAGCTATCCCGACGCCAACTCCTTGTCGCCGCTGGCGCGGCCGCCGTCTCCCTCGCCGGTTGCGGTGACGGTGGCGAATCAACGCAGAACCAGGACCTCTCGGGCAACCGGGAAGGCGCCATGACCCAGTACGGCGTCGGGGACCAGTTCAAGGCCACCGCGCCGATCTCCTTCTCCCTTCTCTACAACAACCACCCGAACTACCAGCTCAAGGAAGACTGGCTGTTCTGGACCGAGCTGGCCAAGCGGACCGGGGTGACGCTGGAAAAGGTCGCCGTACCGCTCAGCGACTACGAGCAGAAACGCAGCGTGCTCGTCGGAGCCGGCGACGCGCCGTTCATCATGCCGAAGACCTACCACCCGCAGGAGGACGCCTTCGTCTCCTCCGGCGCCATCCTCCCGGTCAGCGACTACCTCGATCTGATGCCGAACTTCAAGGACAAGATCACCAAGTGGAACCTCAAACCGGAGATCGACACGCTCCGGCAGGAGGACGGCAAGTTCTACCTCCTCCCCGGTATCCACGAGAAACCCTGGCATGACTACAGCCTGGCGGTCCGGACCGACATCCTGGAGCAGCTCAACATCCCCGTCCCGGCCACCTGGGACGAGGTCTACACCATGCTCAAGGCGATGAAGACGGCGTACCCGGACAGCTACCCGTTCTCCGACCGGTTCAGCAAGCCCACCCCCGGCGGGAACCTGCTGAACATCCTCGCCAAGTCGTACGGGACCATGGGCGGCTGGGACTACCAGCACACCACCTGGGACGCCGGCGCCAGCAAGTTCGTCTACACCGGCGCGATGAGCCAGTACCGGGACATGCTGCAGTACCTCAACAAGCTGGTGACCGAAGGGCTGATGGATCCGGAGAGCTTCACCCAGACCGACGACAGCGCCCGCCAGAAGCTCGCGGGCGGCAAGTCGTTCGTGATCAGCTCCAACGCGCAGACCCTCGTCAACGACTACCGAAAAGACCTGGCGGCGACGCTCCCGAACGCGCGGATGACCAAGATCGTACTGCCGATCGGGCCGGCGGGGGCGATCAACCCGACCAGCCGGCTGGAAAACGGCGTGATGCTCTCGAAGAAGGCCCGGGAGAGCAAGAACTTCGTCGCCATGATGCAGTTCGTCGACTGGCTCTGGTATTCCGACGCGGGCATGGAGTTCGCCAAGTGGGGCATCGAGGGGACGACCTTCACCAAGGACGCGTCCGGTAAGCGCACCCTGGCCTCCGACATCGACGTCATCGGGCTCAACCCCGCCGGGACGAAACACCTGCAGAAGGATTTCGGCTTCTACAACGGGGTGTTCGCCTACGGTGGCCCGCTGGAACTGGTCCAGTCGTTCTTCTCGCCGGAGGAGATGGAGTTCCAGAAGGTGTTGAACGCCCGGCCCCCCATCCCGGTGGCGCCCCCGCACCCGTTCAGCGACGAGGAGCGCGAGCAGGTGTCGCTCTGGGAGACCCCGCTGAAGGACTACGTGACGCAGATGTCGCTCAAGTTCATCCTGGGCCAGCGCAGCCTCGGCGAGTGGGACGCCTACGTGAACGAGCTCAAGTCGAAGAACATGGACTCCTACCTGAACCTCGTCAACAAGGCACACGAGCGCTATCAGAAGGCCAACGGCTGA
- a CDS encoding OmpA family protein — MKKREEQRFNPLVGLVVALVGMVVLLVAQHIPNRHGMEENLTQRSEQALRSAGLSQVRVTFTGRDGRLEAGSATEAERALDIVRALDGVRAAEAQVPPSLETAVLPVPPSVLLALTGGKVSISGTVPTEDSRTALVAATVATFGAEAVDNRLTVDDAVTDAALSGLPGVLRAVGRDTRDLRAELTGGTLNLSGTVPSEARKVAVLASARGIGAAVVDGLRVPDVQRQLTGLPPLRFAFDSAALTPATRASLVKVGQVLNANPSTRIRVDGHTDSVGSATYNLALSRDRAETVLDFLRKQGVAADRMSTKGYGESRPKLSNTSSSNRAVNRRVELVVM; from the coding sequence ATGAAGAAGAGAGAAGAGCAGAGGTTCAACCCGCTGGTCGGGCTCGTCGTGGCCCTGGTCGGCATGGTCGTTCTCCTCGTGGCACAGCACATCCCGAACCGGCATGGGATGGAGGAGAACCTCACCCAGCGCTCGGAACAGGCGCTACGTTCCGCCGGTCTGTCCCAGGTGCGGGTCACCTTCACCGGGCGCGACGGAAGGCTGGAGGCCGGCTCGGCCACCGAGGCCGAGCGGGCGCTCGACATCGTGCGGGCGCTGGACGGCGTACGGGCCGCCGAGGCTCAGGTGCCGCCGAGTCTGGAAACCGCCGTCCTGCCCGTACCGCCCTCCGTGCTCCTCGCGCTGACCGGCGGCAAGGTCTCGATCAGTGGCACGGTGCCCACCGAGGACTCGCGCACCGCACTGGTCGCGGCGACGGTCGCCACCTTCGGCGCCGAGGCTGTCGACAACCGGCTGACGGTCGATGACGCGGTGACCGACGCGGCGCTCTCCGGCCTGCCCGGCGTACTGCGGGCAGTCGGCAGGGACACGCGCGACCTGAGGGCCGAGCTGACCGGCGGGACCCTGAACCTGAGCGGCACGGTCCCTTCGGAGGCGAGAAAGGTCGCCGTGCTCGCCTCGGCCCGGGGCATCGGAGCCGCGGTGGTCGACGGACTCCGGGTTCCCGACGTCCAGCGGCAGTTGACGGGCCTGCCTCCGCTGCGGTTCGCCTTCGACAGCGCCGCGCTCACGCCCGCCACCCGGGCGAGCCTGGTCAAGGTGGGCCAGGTCCTCAACGCCAACCCCAGTACGCGAATCCGCGTCGACGGGCACACCGACTCGGTCGGCTCGGCCACGTACAACCTCGCCCTCAGCCGTGACCGGGCGGAGACGGTCCTCGACTTCCTGCGGAAACAGGGCGTCGCCGCCGATCGGATGAGCACAAAGGGCTATGGCGAGAGTCGGCCCAAACTCTCCAACACGTCCAGCTCCAACCGGGCGGTCAATCGGCGGGTGGAGCTTGTCGTCATGTGA
- the manD gene encoding D-mannonate dehydratase ManD, with product MADKIVDARVIITSPGRNFVTLKLITEDGVSGVGDATLNGRELAVASYLTDHVVPALIGRDPARIEDTWQYLYKGAYWRRGPVTMSAIAAVDTALWDILGKVAGLPVYQLLGGRSREGVTVYGHANAETVDGVLEEVARYRDLGYRAVRVQTSVPGLRTTYGVGRDRMFYEPADAAIASEATWSTERYLAHTPTVFARIREEFGPELKLLHDVHHRLTPIEAGRLGRSLEPYALTWMEDPVPAELQEGFRLIRQHTTTPIAVGEVFNTIWDCQQLISEQLIDYVRATVVHAGGITHLRRIFDLAALYHVRSGSHGATDLSPVCMSAALHLDISIPNFGLQEYMRHTDETDAVFPHDYRFENGYLLPSEAPGLGVDIDEKLAATFPYRPASLPVNRLEDGTMHSW from the coding sequence GTGGCAGACAAAATCGTCGATGCCCGCGTGATCATCACTTCGCCGGGCCGCAACTTCGTCACGCTCAAGCTGATCACCGAGGACGGGGTCAGCGGGGTCGGCGACGCCACCCTCAACGGCCGCGAGTTGGCCGTCGCCAGTTACCTGACCGACCACGTGGTGCCGGCCCTGATCGGCCGCGACCCGGCCCGGATCGAGGACACCTGGCAGTACCTCTACAAGGGCGCCTACTGGCGACGTGGCCCGGTCACGATGAGCGCCATCGCCGCGGTCGACACCGCACTCTGGGACATCTTGGGCAAGGTCGCCGGCCTTCCCGTCTACCAGCTGCTCGGTGGGCGCTCGCGCGAGGGCGTGACCGTGTACGGCCACGCCAACGCGGAAACCGTCGACGGCGTGCTGGAGGAGGTCGCCCGTTACCGGGACCTGGGCTACCGCGCGGTACGGGTCCAGACCAGCGTGCCCGGCCTGCGCACCACGTACGGGGTGGGCAGGGACCGGATGTTCTACGAGCCGGCCGACGCGGCGATCGCGTCCGAGGCGACCTGGTCGACCGAGCGCTACCTCGCGCACACCCCGACCGTCTTCGCCCGGATCCGGGAGGAGTTCGGGCCGGAGCTGAAACTGCTGCACGACGTGCACCACCGACTCACCCCGATCGAGGCGGGGCGGCTCGGGCGCAGTCTGGAGCCGTACGCGCTGACCTGGATGGAGGACCCGGTGCCAGCGGAACTGCAGGAGGGCTTCCGGCTGATCCGCCAGCACACCACCACTCCGATCGCGGTCGGCGAGGTGTTCAACACGATCTGGGACTGCCAGCAGCTCATCTCCGAACAACTCATCGACTACGTACGGGCCACGGTGGTGCACGCCGGCGGGATCACCCACCTGCGCCGGATCTTCGACCTGGCGGCGCTGTACCACGTACGCAGCGGGTCGCACGGCGCCACCGACCTCTCCCCTGTCTGCATGTCCGCCGCACTGCATCTCGACATCAGCATTCCCAACTTCGGGCTGCAGGAGTACATGCGGCACACCGATGAGACCGATGCCGTATTCCCGCACGACTACCGCTTCGAGAACGGCTACCTCCTTCCGTCCGAGGCACCCGGACTCGGTGTCGACATCGACGAGAAACTCGCCGCCACCTTCCCGTACCGGCCGGCGTCCCTGCCGGTCAACCGGCTCGAGGACGGGACAATGCACAGCTGGTGA
- a CDS encoding DUF624 domain-containing protein, with protein MSDAFEARPQFGEGPLSRAAARVYSLLVIEVLFLVTTVPGLVPLLLLERDASNLPLIALGALPLGPAVSAALYAFDRHRPDLADLKPAAAFWRGYRINFRQVLAVWAPSLLWLTIVAANLTHFAVAGVPHWWGVLLVLVALGVTLWCANALVITSLFAFRTRDVARLALRFLARTPGVTVGNACLLLVAATVTVVASEAVLMLLGSVLVLTLLRTCRPLIGEIAKEFIR; from the coding sequence ATGAGCGACGCCTTCGAAGCCCGACCGCAGTTCGGTGAGGGACCACTCTCGCGTGCCGCGGCACGCGTCTACAGCCTGCTGGTGATCGAGGTTCTGTTCCTGGTCACCACCGTCCCCGGCCTGGTCCCGCTGCTGCTGCTGGAGCGCGACGCGAGCAACCTCCCGCTGATCGCGCTCGGTGCGCTGCCGCTCGGCCCGGCCGTATCCGCCGCGCTGTACGCCTTCGACCGCCACCGTCCGGACCTGGCCGACCTGAAACCGGCGGCGGCCTTCTGGCGGGGCTACCGGATCAACTTCCGGCAGGTCCTTGCCGTCTGGGCCCCGTCGCTGCTGTGGCTGACCATCGTCGCCGCGAACCTCACCCATTTCGCCGTCGCGGGCGTGCCCCACTGGTGGGGAGTGCTACTCGTCCTGGTCGCGCTCGGAGTGACCCTCTGGTGCGCCAACGCACTCGTGATCACCTCTCTCTTCGCGTTCCGGACCCGGGACGTCGCCCGGCTGGCGCTGCGCTTCCTCGCGCGTACGCCGGGCGTCACGGTGGGCAACGCCTGCCTCCTGCTGGTGGCGGCCACCGTGACGGTGGTCGCCTCGGAGGCGGTGCTGATGCTGCTGGGCTCGGTGCTGGTGCTGACGCTGCTGCGAACCTGCCGGCCGCTGATCGGCGAGATCGCGAAGGAGTTCATCCGATGA
- a CDS encoding helix-hairpin-helix domain-containing protein: MTDPDDIVDDDDLERIEGIGPKMAAALRAAGITSFQRLAATDDGARRAAIEAAGLSFAPSLVTWGRQAQLLADGDETAFAELTERLVAGRDTGRA, from the coding sequence ATGACCGATCCCGACGACATCGTCGACGACGACGACCTGGAACGTATCGAGGGCATAGGTCCGAAGATGGCGGCCGCCCTCCGGGCCGCCGGCATCACCAGCTTCCAACGGCTCGCCGCGACTGACGATGGTGCGCGACGGGCGGCCATCGAGGCTGCCGGGCTCAGCTTCGCACCCAGCCTGGTCACCTGGGGCCGTCAGGCCCAGTTGCTCGCCGACGGTGACGAGACCGCCTTCGCCGAACTCACCGAGCGCCTGGTGGCCGGCCGGGACACGGGACGGGCCTGA
- a CDS encoding alpha-glucuronidase, giving the protein MISPRSADIHAAWLPSEAFRAIGSRRILVSGPGTGAETVLREIERACARYGGSVRRQSPPSGGERPAADRAGADTAPYDLALVLATEQALPVETAARADLRRHRGEGTGTLGEEGFALVRHGDVTTVLADQPGGLRYGLFHVVRLGESAFGPARQIEVHRPATRLRIANHWDNIDVHPVMGQVERGYAGGSIFWRDGALRRDLSRVGDYARLLAACGINAITVNNVNVHVTEAHLLTTRLGDVAAIADLVRPYGIRVHLSVNFASPVALGGLATADPLEQDVRAWWTETTRRVYETIPDFGGYVVKADSEGQPGPFAYGRSHADGANVLADALAPFGGVVHWRAFVYNHRQDWRDRSTDRARAAYDHFAPLDGQFRDNVILQVKHGPLDFQTREPVSPVIAAMPATRLAVEFQATQEYTGQQRHVCYLGPWWSELLRFAPWGANGDTVADVAANGGLVVVSNVGDDPFWTGHPLAQANLYAFGRLAWAPELDPAAVLDEWIDLTFVPSATSDPDLLRRTLHEVMDDSWRTYERYTAPLGVGFMVRPGNHYGPDVDGYEYTPWGTYHFADRDGVGVDRTRSSGTGFTGQYPSPWSDRYESLQDCPDELLLFFHHVPYGHVLRSGTTVIQHIYDTHFAGVEQVAETRRRWERVAGLVDPAVHARVTERLNEQLRSAQEWRDQVNTYFYRKSGVPDAHGRRIH; this is encoded by the coding sequence ATGATCAGTCCACGCTCTGCGGACATCCACGCGGCGTGGTTGCCGTCGGAGGCGTTCCGCGCCATCGGCTCGCGCCGCATCCTCGTCTCCGGTCCCGGAACAGGGGCGGAGACGGTGCTACGCGAGATCGAGCGGGCCTGCGCGCGGTACGGCGGCAGCGTACGGCGGCAGTCGCCACCGTCGGGCGGTGAGCGGCCGGCGGCGGACCGGGCCGGTGCCGACACCGCGCCGTACGACCTCGCGCTCGTGCTCGCCACCGAGCAGGCGCTGCCGGTCGAGACGGCGGCCCGCGCGGACCTCCGACGACACCGGGGCGAGGGTACGGGCACCCTCGGCGAAGAGGGCTTCGCGCTCGTCCGGCACGGCGACGTCACGACCGTCCTGGCAGACCAACCGGGCGGACTGCGCTACGGTCTGTTCCACGTGGTCCGGCTCGGCGAGTCGGCCTTCGGCCCGGCCCGGCAGATCGAGGTGCACCGGCCGGCGACGCGACTGCGGATCGCCAACCACTGGGACAACATCGACGTGCATCCGGTGATGGGCCAGGTCGAACGCGGCTACGCGGGCGGATCGATCTTCTGGCGGGACGGCGCGCTCCGCCGCGACCTGAGCCGGGTGGGCGACTACGCGCGGCTCCTGGCCGCCTGCGGTATCAACGCCATCACCGTGAACAACGTGAACGTGCACGTCACCGAGGCCCATCTGCTGACCACCCGGCTCGGCGACGTCGCCGCCATCGCGGACCTCGTCCGACCGTACGGGATCCGCGTGCACCTGTCGGTCAACTTCGCCTCCCCGGTCGCCCTCGGCGGGTTGGCCACCGCCGACCCGCTGGAACAGGACGTACGGGCGTGGTGGACCGAGACCACCCGGCGGGTGTACGAGACGATCCCCGACTTCGGCGGGTACGTCGTGAAGGCCGACTCCGAGGGGCAGCCCGGCCCGTTCGCGTACGGACGCAGCCACGCCGACGGCGCGAACGTGCTCGCCGACGCACTGGCCCCGTTCGGGGGAGTCGTGCACTGGCGTGCCTTTGTCTACAACCACCGCCAGGACTGGCGCGACCGCTCGACCGACCGCGCCCGGGCCGCGTACGACCACTTCGCCCCCCTCGACGGTCAGTTCCGCGACAACGTGATCCTGCAGGTGAAGCATGGTCCGCTGGACTTCCAGACGCGGGAGCCGGTGTCACCGGTGATCGCGGCCATGCCCGCCACCCGGCTCGCGGTGGAGTTCCAGGCGACGCAGGAATACACCGGCCAGCAGCGACACGTGTGTTATCTGGGTCCATGGTGGAGCGAGCTGCTCCGGTTCGCTCCCTGGGGCGCCAACGGCGACACCGTCGCCGACGTCGCCGCCAACGGCGGCCTCGTCGTCGTCTCCAACGTGGGCGACGATCCCTTCTGGACCGGGCACCCGCTGGCCCAGGCCAACCTGTACGCCTTCGGCCGGCTCGCCTGGGCACCGGAGCTGGACCCGGCGGCCGTGCTCGACGAGTGGATCGACCTCACCTTCGTACCATCGGCGACCAGCGACCCTGACCTGCTCCGGCGGACGCTGCACGAGGTGATGGACGACTCCTGGCGGACCTACGAGCGTTACACCGCCCCGCTCGGCGTCGGTTTCATGGTCCGTCCGGGCAACCATTACGGCCCCGACGTGGACGGGTACGAGTACACGCCCTGGGGCACCTACCACTTCGCCGACCGGGACGGCGTCGGGGTCGACCGGACCCGCAGCTCGGGCACCGGGTTCACCGGCCAGTACCCGTCGCCGTGGTCGGACCGGTACGAGTCGCTCCAGGACTGCCCCGACGAGCTGTTGCTCTTCTTCCACCACGTGCCCTACGGGCATGTGCTCCGCAGCGGTACGACGGTCATCCAGCACATCTACGACACCCACTTCGCCGGCGTCGAGCAGGTGGCCGAGACGCGGCGGCGGTGGGAGCGGGTCGCCGGACTGGTCGATCCGGCGGTGCACGCCAGGGTGACCGAACGTCTCAACGAGCAGTTGCGCAGCGCGCAGGAGTGGCGTGACCAGGTCAACACCTACTTCTACCGCAAGTCCGGGGTGCCCGACGCCCACGGGCGCCGCATCCACTGA
- a CDS encoding GNAT family N-acetyltransferase, which translates to MANPHPFPSPVRLAGDGVRLREWTDDDLPAMVELFDEAEVARWTPLASPFDLAAATAYLARAHAGRASGQRLQLAVTTDGRRPLGEVLLFAREPGRPADELGYSIGVRHRRQGLARGALLLLTRYAHRELGLPRLVLRIEPANVASEAVARSAGFRRTAEPPMVHETGSGQIVLHTWAHLAE; encoded by the coding sequence ATGGCGAACCCCCACCCCTTTCCGTCCCCTGTGCGTCTCGCCGGTGACGGCGTGCGGTTGCGTGAGTGGACCGACGACGACCTGCCGGCGATGGTCGAGCTGTTCGACGAGGCCGAGGTGGCCCGGTGGACCCCGCTGGCGTCGCCGTTCGACCTGGCCGCCGCGACCGCGTACCTGGCCCGGGCGCACGCGGGACGAGCCAGCGGCCAACGGCTGCAACTGGCCGTCACCACCGACGGGCGTCGACCACTGGGCGAGGTCCTGCTCTTCGCCAGGGAGCCGGGCCGACCGGCCGACGAGTTGGGCTACTCGATCGGGGTCCGGCACCGTCGGCAGGGCCTGGCCCGAGGGGCGCTGCTGCTGCTCACCCGGTACGCCCACCGCGAGCTGGGCCTGCCACGGCTGGTGCTGCGGATCGAACCGGCGAACGTTGCCAGCGAGGCGGTGGCGCGGTCGGCGGGTTTCCGGCGTACGGCGGAACCGCCGATGGTTCACGAGACCGGCAGTGGGCAAATCGTGCTGCACACCTGGGCCCACCTGGCCGAGTGA
- a CDS encoding GlxA family transcriptional regulator, with protein sequence MRERVILVVGYDGAELIDIACVTSSLDIANRSGASPPYRVILASPGRRSITCDSGLRLQAEAALERFNSPLDTLLVSGGLGHEQAAASERLVGHVRRLATLARRVASVCTGSTVLAEAGLLTNRRATTHWMYAEQFARRYPDVRVDPEPIYVRDGNIATSGGVTSALDLTLAFIEEDHGAALARGVALGTVAYLQRPGGQAQLSMFVARHTTDDLLVRRITDHVVSHLDGDLGTGALARLGGVSERHLSRMFLNHVGQTPAQYVRRVRTEAAAQLLVSTELPLAAVARRCGLGSTETLRQAFLGRYAVPPSRYRLAHTPVR encoded by the coding sequence ATGCGGGAACGGGTGATCCTGGTCGTGGGCTACGACGGGGCGGAGCTGATCGACATCGCCTGCGTCACCTCCAGTCTCGACATCGCCAACCGGAGCGGCGCCAGCCCGCCGTACCGCGTGATCCTCGCCTCGCCGGGCAGGCGGAGCATCACCTGCGACTCGGGGCTGCGGCTGCAGGCGGAGGCGGCGCTGGAGCGGTTCAACTCTCCGCTGGACACGCTGCTGGTCTCCGGTGGTCTCGGCCACGAACAGGCCGCCGCGAGCGAGCGCCTGGTCGGTCACGTACGACGGCTGGCCACACTCGCCCGGCGGGTGGCCTCGGTCTGCACCGGGTCAACGGTGCTCGCCGAGGCCGGTCTGCTGACCAACCGTCGCGCCACCACACACTGGATGTACGCCGAACAGTTCGCGCGGCGGTATCCCGATGTCCGGGTCGACCCGGAGCCGATCTACGTCAGGGACGGCAACATCGCCACCTCCGGTGGTGTCACCAGCGCGTTGGACCTGACCCTGGCCTTCATCGAGGAGGACCACGGAGCGGCGCTGGCGCGGGGCGTCGCGCTCGGCACGGTCGCGTACCTGCAGCGGCCCGGCGGGCAGGCCCAGCTGAGCATGTTCGTCGCCCGCCATACCACCGACGACCTCCTGGTCCGCCGGATCACCGACCACGTCGTGAGTCATCTCGACGGCGACCTCGGCACCGGCGCGCTGGCCCGGTTGGGTGGGGTCAGCGAGCGGCACCTGTCCCGGATGTTCCTCAACCACGTGGGGCAGACCCCGGCGCAGTACGTGCGTCGGGTTCGGACCGAAGCCGCCGCGCAGTTGCTGGTGTCGACCGAGCTACCCCTGGCCGCGGTGGCGCGACGGTGCGGCCTGGGCTCGACCGAGACACTCCGGCAGGCGTTCCTCGGCCGGTACGCCGTACCGCCGTCCCGCTACCGGCTCGCGCACACACCGGTCCGGTAG
- a CDS encoding beta-galactosidase, which produces MNLPATSKVSFGGDYNPAQWPEEVWKEDYRLFDAARIDTVTLGVFDWALTQPGPQVYDFSVLDRIVERATAEGRGICLATGTGAHPAWLARAHPEVTRTDFEGRRHRFGQRHNSCPNSPVFRRLSAEMARRVARRYAGNPSIVAWHVGNEYGGACYCDLCAAAFRDWLRARYGTLDALNAAWYTTFWSHTLGDWEEIEAPSALTEHWRGPNHTAFQGITLDYLRFMSDAMLTNFRDELAAIRESSPDVPVTTNFMGMYRPIDYHRWAAHLDFVSWDNYPPDDHSPWWMALAHDLMRGLKDGQPFWLMEQTPSYTASRDVNPLKRPGVMRLWSWQAVAHGADAVLFFQLRASRGACEKYHGAVIGHAGRPDTRVFREVAQLGAELERLGPTVLGARTPARVALLFDWDSWWALEISDGPSRHLRYQQIVVAYHRAVWEAGADVDVVPVTADLSRYDVVVAPALHMLKGDLPRRLEEVAERGGSVVTTFLSGRVDENDHAFLMDVPGPLGPLMGIRVDEWDAREPEVVNPVHLQGSDSPVEVESRLLFELVIPQGAEVVGTYRADFYAGTPAVTRNTFGAGDGWYVAAGLDQEGVSWVVRRVLDRHDLVGPYADVPNLETAVRVAPDGTRLLFLLHHGDEPAETTARSGGVDLLSGDRVTRGEPIRLGPRAVLVLRETG; this is translated from the coding sequence ATGAACCTGCCCGCCACCTCGAAGGTGAGCTTCGGCGGCGACTACAACCCGGCGCAGTGGCCCGAGGAGGTGTGGAAGGAGGACTACCGGCTGTTCGACGCCGCCCGGATCGACACGGTCACCCTCGGCGTCTTCGACTGGGCCCTGACCCAACCGGGGCCGCAGGTGTACGACTTCTCCGTCCTGGACCGGATCGTCGAGCGCGCCACCGCCGAGGGTCGCGGCATCTGCCTGGCGACCGGCACCGGAGCCCACCCGGCCTGGCTGGCGCGGGCGCACCCGGAGGTCACCCGGACCGATTTCGAGGGGCGCCGGCACCGGTTCGGACAGCGGCACAACTCCTGCCCCAACTCCCCGGTCTTCCGTCGACTCTCCGCCGAGATGGCCCGACGCGTCGCGCGGCGGTACGCCGGCAACCCGTCGATCGTCGCCTGGCACGTCGGCAACGAGTACGGCGGTGCCTGCTACTGCGACCTGTGCGCCGCGGCCTTCCGGGACTGGCTGCGCGCCAGGTACGGCACCCTCGACGCGCTGAACGCGGCCTGGTACACCACCTTCTGGTCGCACACCCTGGGCGACTGGGAGGAGATCGAGGCGCCGTCGGCGCTGACCGAACACTGGCGCGGCCCCAACCACACCGCTTTTCAGGGCATCACCCTGGACTACCTCAGGTTCATGTCGGACGCCATGCTCACCAACTTCCGGGACGAGTTGGCGGCGATCCGCGAGTCCAGCCCCGACGTGCCGGTCACGACGAACTTCATGGGCATGTACCGGCCGATCGACTACCACCGCTGGGCGGCCCACCTCGACTTCGTCTCCTGGGACAACTACCCGCCGGACGACCACTCCCCCTGGTGGATGGCGCTGGCGCACGACCTGATGCGCGGCCTCAAGGACGGTCAGCCGTTCTGGTTGATGGAACAGACGCCGAGCTACACCGCCTCCCGTGACGTCAACCCCCTGAAGCGGCCCGGCGTGATGCGGCTCTGGAGCTGGCAGGCGGTGGCCCACGGTGCCGACGCCGTGCTGTTCTTCCAGCTGCGCGCCTCGCGGGGCGCCTGCGAGAAGTACCACGGGGCGGTCATCGGCCACGCGGGGCGGCCGGACACCCGGGTCTTCCGCGAGGTCGCGCAGCTCGGCGCCGAACTGGAACGACTGGGCCCCACGGTGCTCGGGGCCCGGACCCCGGCCCGGGTCGCGCTGCTGTTCGACTGGGACAGCTGGTGGGCCCTGGAGATCTCCGACGGCCCGTCCCGGCATCTGCGCTACCAGCAGATCGTGGTGGCCTACCACCGCGCGGTCTGGGAGGCCGGGGCCGACGTCGACGTCGTGCCGGTGACCGCCGACCTGTCCCGGTACGACGTGGTCGTGGCGCCGGCGCTGCACATGCTCAAGGGTGACCTGCCCCGACGGTTGGAGGAGGTCGCCGAGCGCGGCGGCTCGGTCGTGACCACCTTCCTCTCCGGCCGGGTCGACGAGAACGACCATGCCTTTCTCATGGACGTACCCGGCCCGCTCGGGCCGCTGATGGGCATCCGGGTCGACGAGTGGGACGCCCGCGAGCCCGAGGTGGTCAACCCGGTACACCTCCAGGGGTCGGACAGCCCGGTCGAGGTCGAGTCCCGGCTGCTGTTCGAGCTGGTGATCCCACAGGGCGCCGAGGTGGTCGGCACGTACCGGGCCGACTTCTACGCCGGCACCCCGGCGGTCACCCGGAACACCTTCGGTGCCGGTGACGGCTGGTACGTCGCCGCCGGTCTGGACCAGGAGGGCGTCTCGTGGGTCGTCCGGCGGGTGCTGGACCGGCATGACCTGGTCGGCCCCTACGCGGACGTACCGAACCTCGAAACCGCGGTCCGGGTCGCGCCGGACGGAACCCGGTTGCTGTTCCTGCTCCACCACGGCGACGAGCCGGCCGAGACGACCGCCCGGAGCGGCGGAGTCGACCTGCTCTCCGGTGACCGGGTCACGCGCGGCGAGCCGATCAGGCTCGGCCCTCGGGCGGTGCTGGTGCTGCGCGAGACCGGCTGA